In Candidatus Magasanikbacteria bacterium RIFOXYB2_FULL_38_10, the following proteins share a genomic window:
- a CDS encoding 50S ribosomal protein L7/L12, which produces MSEEKNVVVPEKFKTLVEQIEKLSVLDLAELVKVLEEKFGVSAAAPVMAMAVGAVTAAPAEEEKTSFNVELLEAGANKINVIKVVREVTGLGLADAKALVDGAPKMVKEGADKATAESIKKKVEEAGGKVALK; this is translated from the coding sequence ATGAGTGAAGAAAAAAATGTAGTTGTTCCCGAGAAATTTAAAACTCTCGTTGAACAAATTGAGAAATTGTCGGTTTTAGACTTAGCCGAATTGGTTAAAGTCTTGGAGGAAAAGTTTGGTGTTTCCGCCGCCGCTCCAGTTATGGCTATGGCCGTTGGTGCCGTCACTGCCGCTCCTGCCGAAGAAGAAAAGACTTCTTTTAATGTGGAATTATTAGAAGCCGGCGCCAACAAAATCAATGTGATTAAAGTTGTGCGTGAAGTTACCGGGTTGGGACTTGCCGATGCTAAGGCTTTGGTTGATGGTGCTCCTAAAATGGTAAAAGAAGGCGCTGATAAAGCCACTGCCGAATCCATCAAAAAGAAAGTTGAAGAAGCCGGCGGAAAAGTTGCCTTAAAATAA
- a CDS encoding 50S ribosomal protein L10: MPKSRNQKESVIKTLVEALKESKMVILTDFKGLKVKDITNLRRELSKNNSECAVIKKTLMNLAFKEAGINYDAKTLPGHIIGLNFDFGDKLDAVKIITKFSKTNDKMALLGGLWQNSFISANEVKVLSTLPSREELLAKLVGSIQAPISGFVNVLAGNLRGLVQVFNAYKDKKVTA; encoded by the coding sequence ATGCCTAAGAGTAGAAATCAAAAAGAGTCGGTAATTAAAACCTTAGTGGAGGCTTTAAAAGAATCCAAGATGGTTATTTTGACTGACTTCAAAGGTTTAAAAGTTAAGGACATTACCAATTTAAGACGTGAATTATCCAAAAATAATTCTGAATGCGCTGTTATTAAAAAAACCTTAATGAATTTGGCTTTTAAAGAAGCCGGTATCAATTATGACGCTAAAACTTTACCGGGCCACATTATTGGTTTAAATTTTGACTTTGGTGATAAATTAGATGCGGTAAAAATAATTACCAAGTTTTCTAAGACCAATGACAAAATGGCGCTTTTAGGAGGCCTTTGGCAGAATTCTTTTATTTCCGCCAACGAAGTAAAAGTTTTGTCCACCTTGCCTTCTCGCGAAGAACTTTTGGCCAAATTGGTTGGTTCTATCCAAGCCCCAATCTCCGGTTTTGTAAATGTCTTGGCCGGAAATTTACGCGGACTTGTACAAGTTTTTAACGCTTATAAAGATAAAAAAGTAACAGCTTAA
- a CDS encoding exodeoxyribonuclease VII small subunit, giving the protein MSAKTNKINFAKAYNDLQKTVEWFEKGNVDLEEGVKKFEEGIILVQELKKYLGNIENKVKQIKIKFEKDEAVERDEEDEEDTATLF; this is encoded by the coding sequence ATGTCTGCTAAAACAAATAAAATAAATTTTGCTAAAGCTTATAACGATTTGCAAAAAACTGTGGAATGGTTTGAAAAGGGTAATGTGGATTTGGAGGAAGGTGTTAAAAAATTTGAAGAGGGTATAATTTTAGTTCAGGAATTAAAAAAATATTTGGGCAATATAGAAAATAAAGTAAAACAAATTAAAATAAAATTTGAAAAAGATGAAGCAGTAGAAAGAGATGAAGAAGACGAAGAGGATACGGCTACTTTGTTTTAA
- a CDS encoding exodeoxyribonuclease VII large subunit, with protein sequence MKIFSVSEYLQFLNDTLISLDPYRTIVVEGEITGFKVSQQKWIWFDIKDENGLLSCFATTWTLKVPLEDGMKVRVTGYPKVYPKSGKMSFTVNTLELVGEGTLKKAYEALKKKMQTEGLFDEARKRPLPRFPQRLALITSPEAAAYTDFVRILNNRWGGVEVDFLPVSVQGQTAVEEILQAFIWLNVHASDYDVCVLTRGGGSMEDLIAFNSEEVARAVYATRLPVVCGIGHERDECLAEYVADVRASTPSNAAELVVPSRGEILSELNFTFEQMESTLNFKIKSLNHQVDQLFSFIEQGIREPLIKCRELLIKFQNNFDGFFYQIKNYFDNLNSFDRLLNNLDPKRLLQRGYGIVHGPKGIVKSIKEVALGDNLMIELGKGNLGAKVTKLNN encoded by the coding sequence ATGAAAATTTTTTCCGTTTCCGAATACTTACAATTTCTTAATGATACTTTAATTTCTCTTGATCCTTATCGTACTATTGTGGTAGAAGGCGAGATAACCGGTTTTAAAGTTTCTCAACAAAAATGGATTTGGTTTGATATAAAAGATGAAAACGGATTGTTATCTTGTTTTGCCACAACTTGGACGCTAAAGGTTCCTTTGGAAGATGGCATGAAAGTTCGTGTCACCGGTTATCCCAAGGTTTACCCCAAATCCGGCAAAATGTCTTTTACTGTTAATACCTTAGAACTGGTGGGTGAAGGGACTTTAAAAAAGGCTTATGAGGCGCTGAAGAAAAAAATGCAAACCGAAGGATTATTTGATGAGGCCCGCAAGAGGCCTTTGCCAAGATTTCCCCAACGTCTTGCTTTGATAACTTCGCCCGAGGCTGCTGCTTACACAGATTTTGTACGGATTTTAAACAATCGTTGGGGTGGAGTGGAGGTGGATTTTCTCCCTGTAAGTGTGCAAGGACAAACAGCAGTGGAAGAAATTTTGCAGGCTTTTATATGGTTAAATGTGCACGCTTCTGATTATGACGTTTGTGTTTTGACGCGTGGAGGAGGATCTATGGAAGATTTGATTGCCTTTAATAGCGAAGAAGTGGCTCGTGCTGTTTACGCCACTCGTCTGCCAGTGGTTTGCGGTATTGGTCATGAACGCGATGAGTGCTTGGCAGAGTATGTGGCCGATGTTAGGGCCTCTACGCCGTCTAATGCGGCAGAATTGGTTGTCCCTAGTCGCGGAGAAATTTTGTCGGAATTAAATTTTACTTTCGAGCAAATGGAAAGTACTTTAAATTTTAAAATCAAAAGTTTAAATCATCAGGTTGATCAACTTTTTTCTTTTATTGAACAGGGAATTAGAGAACCTCTTATTAAATGCCGCGAGCTTTTAATTAAATTTCAAAATAATTTTGACGGATTTTTTTATCAGATTAAAAATTATTTTGATAATCTTAATTCTTTTGACCGGCTTTTAAATAATTTAGATCCTAAAAGATTGCTTCAAAGAGGTTATGGTATCGTGCATGGCCCCAAAGGAATTGTTAAAAGTATTAAAGAGGTAGCTTTGGGGGATAATCTTATGATAGAATTAGGAAAAGGCAACCTGGGAGCCAAAGTGACCAAACTTAATAATTAA